A region from the Medicago truncatula cultivar Jemalong A17 chromosome 6, MtrunA17r5.0-ANR, whole genome shotgun sequence genome encodes:
- the LOC25496740 gene encoding pentatricopeptide repeat-containing protein At1g62670, mitochondrial: MSSFTRSASTANFFLPVRRLHIQPLPLFIPNVDDAVSSFNRILHMNNPTPPIFEFGKILGSLVKMNHFSTAISFSHQMELKGIQPNIVTLSILINSFCHLNQLNYAFSILGKILKLGYQPNTVTLTTLINGLCLNGQIRKALYFHDHVIAKGFHLNHVSYGILINGLCKSGETKAALQLLEKIKGLLVKPDVVMYNTIIDALCKDKLVSDGYDLYSEMIVNKIHPNVITYNTLIYGFSILGQMKEAVGLLNQMSMKNISPDVLTFTTLVDGLCKQGEVKKARHVLAVMIKQRVEPDIVTYSSLMDGYFLVKEVNKAKHLFNTLPLRGVTPNVFSYNIMINGLCKNKMVNEAANLFKEMHSSNMTPDTVSYNSLIDGLCKSGRISDVWDLLVEMHDIGQPANVITYNSLLDALCKNHQVDKAIALLKKMKDQGIQPNMYTYTILVDGLCKNGRLEDAQEIYHDLLTKGYPLNVSMYNVMVNGFCKEGLFDEALSLLSKMEDNGCTPNAITYQTLICALFENNKNDKAVKLLREMIVRGLL, translated from the coding sequence ATGTCATCATTTACACGTTCAGCCTCCACTGCCAATTTCTTTCTTCCAGTTCGTCGTTTACACATTCAGCCTCTTCCTTTGTTCATTCCCAATGTCGACGACGCCGTTTCATCGTTCAATCGCATTCTTCATATGAATAACCCTACCCCACCCATCTTCGAATTCGGTAAGATTTTAGGTTCTCTTGTTAAGATGAATCATTTCAGTACCGCTATTTCATTCTCTCACCAAATGGAACTCAAAGGAATTCAACCTAACATTGTTACTTTAAGCATCTTGATTAATTCTTTCTGCCACTTGAATCAACTCAATTACGCTTTTTCTATATTGGGTAAGATTCTTAAGCTAGGTTATCAGCCAAATACTGTAACTTTAACTACACTTATCAACGGTCTTTGTCTTAATGGTCAAATTAGGAAAGCACTTTACTTTCATGATCATGTTATAGCAAAAGGAtttcatcttaatcatgttaGTTATGGGATCTTGATCAACGGGTTATGTAAATCCGGAGAAACAAAAGCTGCCCTACAGTTGCTTGAAAAGATTAAAGGGTTGTTGGTTAAGCCTGATGTCGTTATGTACAACACAATCATTGACGCTCTCTGTAAAGATAAGCTTGTTAGTGATGGGTATGATTTATATTCTGAAATGATTGTTAACAAAATTCATCCTAATGTCATCACTTACAATACTCTAATATATGGTTTTTCCATTTTGGGTCAAATGAAAGAAGCAGTTGGTTTGTTAAATCAAATGTCGATGAAAAACATCAGTCCGGATGTTCTTACTTTCACTACATTGGTCGATGGTTTATGTAAGCAAGGAGAGGTGAAAAAAGCTAGACATGTGTTGGCTGTTATGATAAAACAACGTGTGGAACCTGATATTGTTACTTATAGTTCTTTAATGGATGGTTATTTCTTGGTTAAAGAAGTCAACAAGGCCAAACATCTATTCAACACCCTTCCTCTAAGGGGAGTGACTCCTAATGTTTTTAGCTACAATATCATGATTAACGGATTATGTAAGAATAAAATGGTGAATGAAGCTGCGAATCTCTTCAAAGAAATGCATTCCAGTAATATGACTCCAGATACTGTATCATACAATTCTCTTATTGATGGACTTTGCAAATCAGGGAGAATCTCTGATGTTTGGGATCTTCTTGTCGAGATGCATGATATAGGCCAACCTGCTAATGTGATCACTTACAATTCTTTATTAGATGCTTTATGCAAAAACCATCAGGTTGACAAGGCGATTGCATTATTAAAGAAGATGAAAGACCAAGGGATTCAGCCAAATATGTATACATACACTATACTTGTTGATGGACTATGCAAAAATGGAAGACTTGAGGATGCACAAGAGATTTATCATGATCTTCTGACTAAGGGTTATCCTTTAAATGTTTCGATGTATAATGTGATGGTTAATGGGTTTTGTAAAGAGGGTTTATTTGACGAGGCATTGTCCTTACTGTCAAAAATGGAAGACAATGGTTGCACCCCAAATGCGATAACTTACCAAACTCTTATTTGTGCTTTGTTCGAAAACAACAAGAATGATAAGGCTGTTAAACTTCTTCGTGAAATGATTGTTAGAGGTCTACTATAA
- the LOC120580870 gene encoding pentatricopeptide repeat-containing protein At3g22470, mitochondrial → MIKQGVEPNVVTYTSLMDGYFLVKEVNKATYIFNTIAQRGVTPELHSYNVMINGLCKNKMVNEAANLFKDMHSRNMTPDTISYNSLIDGLCKSGSISDVWDLIDEMHNRCQPVNVITYNSLLDALCKNHQVDKAIALLKKMKDQGIQPNMYTYTILVDGLCKNGRLADAREIYHDLLTKGYPLNVSMYNVMVNEFCKEGLFDEALSLLSKMEDNGCTPDAITYQTLICALFENNKNDKAVKLLREMIVRGLL, encoded by the coding sequence ATGATAAAACAAGGTGTGGAACCTAATGTTGTTACTTATACTTCTTTGATGGATGGGTATTTCCTAGTTAAAGAAGTCAACAAGGCCACATATATATTCAACACTATTGCTCAAAGGGGAGTGACTCCTGAACTTCATAGCTACAATGTCATGATTAACGGATTATGTAAGAATAAAATGGTGAATGAAGCTGCGAATCTCTTCAAAGATATGCATTCCAGAAATATGACTCCTGATACAATATCATACAATTCTCTTATTGATGGACTTTGCAAATCAGGGAGCATCTCTGATGTTTGGGATCTTATAGATGAGATGCATAATAGATGTCAACCGGTTAATGTGATCACTTACAATTCTTTATTGGATGCTTTGTGCAAAAACCATCAGGTTGACAAGGCGATTGCATTATTAAAGAAGATGAAAGACCAAGGGATTCAGCCAAATATGTATACATACACTATACTTGTTGATGGGCTATGCAAAAATGGAAGACTTGCGGATGCACGAGAGATTTATCATGATCTTCTGACTAAGGGTTATCCTTTAAATGTTTCGATGTATAATGTGATGGTTAATGAGTTTTGTAAAGAAGGTTTATTTGACGAGGCATTGTCCTTACTGTCAAAAATGGAAGACAATGGTTGCACCCCAGATGCGATAACTTACCAAACTCTTATTTGTGCTTTGTTCGAAAACAACAAGAATGATAAGGCTGTTAAACTTCTTCGTGAAATGATTGTTAGAGGTCTACTATAA
- the LOC25496743 gene encoding mitogen-activated protein kinase 9 — translation MGGGGTLVHAIRRFFNRTISINSHSHHHNNANHPLHSNNDSNNNYNDPSSLNLLKVPTRSLFIPSSMDRLKKGAGEVEFFTEYGEASRYQVQEVVGKGSYGVVVSAVDTISGEKVAIKKINDVFEHVSDATRILREIKLLRLLRHPDIVEIKHIMLPPSRREFKDVYVVFELMESDLHQVIKANDDLTPEHYQFFLYQLLRGLKYTHTANVFHRDLKPKNILANADCKLKICDFGLARVSFNDAPSAIFWTDYVATRWYRAPELCGSFFSKYTPAIDIWSIGCIFAEMLSGKPLFPGKNVVHQLDLMTDLLGTPPTESISKIRNEKARRYLSSMRKKQPVPFTKKFPNVDPLALNLLERLLAFDPKDRPTAEEALSDPYFHGLSNVDREPSTQAISKLEFEFERRKLTKDDVRELIYREILEYHPQMLQEYLSGGDQTSFMYPSGVDRFKRQFAHLEDNYGKGERGSPLLRQHASLPRERVLAPKDENNQNNDCEKPAGLNLHSPPGATNSGDADAQNGPSNMTRCLLKSASISGSKCIDVKKSKDPEEEAIPEANDEAVDELTEKVAAALHA, via the exons ATGGGTGGTGGAGGTACACTCGTTCATGCCATTCGTCGATTCTTTAATCGTACCATTTCTATTAACTCTCATTCACATCATCACAACAATGCCAATCACCCTCTTCATTCAAACAATGATTCCAACAACAATTACAACGACCCTTCTTCTTTAAATCTTCTCAAAGTTCCCACACGTTCACTTTTCATACCTTCTTCCATGGATCGTCTCAAAAAG GGTGCAGGAGAGGTAGAATTTTTTACCGAGTATGGAGAGGCAAGTCGGTACCAAGTCCAAGAAGTGGTTGGAAAAGGAAGTTACGGTGTAGTGGTTTCTGCCGTGGATACTATTTCTGGGGAAAAAgttgcaattaaaaaaatcaatgatgTTTTTGAGCATGTATCGGATGCCACACGGATACTAAGAGAAATTAAACTCCTTCGTTTGCTACGACATCCTGATATAGTagaaattaaacatataatgCTTCCTCCTTCACGAAGAGAGTTCAAGGATGTCTATGTCGTGTTTGAGTTAATGGAGTCTGACCTTCATCAAGTAATTAAAGCAAATGACGATCTTACTCCTGAGCACTATCAATTTTTCTTGTACCAACTTCTTCGGGGCCTGAAATATACACATACAG CGAATGTGTTTCACCGTGATTTGAAGCCAAAAAATATTCTAGCTAATGCTGATTGCAAactaaaaatatgtgattttgggCTTGCTCGTGTTTCATTCAATGATGCTCCGTCAGCTATATTCTGGACC GACTATGTTGCGACTCGGTGGTATCGTGCACCTGAACTATGTGGTTCTTTTTTCTCAAAA TATACTCCAGCGATTGATATTTGGAGCATTGGATGCATATTTGCAGAAATGCTTAGTGGCAAGCCATTGTTTCCTGGGAAAAATGTGGTGCACCAGTTAGACCTCATGACTGATTTGCTTGGTACTCCTCCTACTGAATCCATTTCAAAG ATTCGAAACGAGAAAGCTAGAAGGTACCTTAGTAGCATGCGAAAAAAGCAACCAGTTCCATTCACCAAAAAATTTCCAAATGTAGATCCATTGGCTCTTAATTTGCTGGAGCGTTTACTTGCATTTGACCCTAAAGATCGTCCTACAGCTGAAGAG GCACTATCTGATCCCTACTTTCACGGTTTGTCAAATGTTGACCGTGAACCATCCACTCAAGCAATTTCAAAACTTGAGTTTGAATTTGAGAGAAGAAAATTGACCAAAGATGATGTTAGAGAACTGATTTATCGAGAG ATTTTAGAGTATCATCCTCAGATGCTCCAAGAATATCTTAGTGGTGGAGATCAAACAAGCTTCATGTATCCAAG TGGGGTTGATCGGTTCAAACGACAGTTTGCACATCTTGAAGACAATTATGGGAAAGGTGAACGAGGCTCTCCATTGCTGAGACAACATGCCTCCTTACCGAG aGAGCGGGTTCTTGCTCCCAAGGATGAGAATAATCAAAATAATGATTGTGAAAAGCCAGCCGGATTAAATCTTCATAGCCCTCCTGGTGCAACAAATTCAGGTGATGCAGATGCACAAAATGGACCGTCAAACATGACACGATGTCTGTTGAAGAGTGCCAGCATTAGTGGTTCAAAATGTATAGATgtcaaaaaaagtaaagatCCCGAG GAGGAGGCAATTCCAGAGGCCAATGATGAAGCGGTGGACGAGTTGACGGAGAAAGTTGCTGCTGCTCTCCATGCTTAG